From the Burkholderia mayonis genome, one window contains:
- a CDS encoding L-carnitine dehydrogenase yields the protein MAVITEINTFGALGAGVIGSGWVARALANGLDVVAWDPAGGAERQLRANVENAWPALERVGLAPGASPDRLRFVSTIDACVADADFIQESAPEREALKLELHDQISRAAKPDAIIASSTSGLLPTDFYARAHHPERCIVGHPFNPVYLLPLVEVLGGARTAPETVDAAIDVYRALGMRPLKVRKEVPGFIADRLLEALWREALHLVDEGVATTGEIDDAIRFGAGIRWSFMGTFLTYTLAGGDAGMRHFMQQFGPALELPWTKLVAPQLTEELIDRVVEGTAEQQGQRSIKALERYRDACITEVIAAIAAVKARHGMRYEE from the coding sequence ATGGCTGTCATTACCGAAATCAACACGTTCGGGGCGCTCGGCGCAGGCGTCATCGGCAGCGGCTGGGTCGCGCGCGCGCTTGCGAACGGACTCGACGTCGTTGCGTGGGATCCCGCCGGCGGCGCGGAACGGCAATTGCGCGCGAACGTCGAGAACGCGTGGCCCGCGCTCGAGCGCGTCGGATTGGCGCCCGGCGCGTCGCCGGATCGGCTGCGTTTCGTCTCGACGATCGACGCGTGCGTCGCCGATGCGGACTTCATCCAGGAAAGCGCGCCCGAGCGCGAGGCGCTGAAGCTCGAGCTGCACGATCAGATCAGCCGTGCGGCGAAGCCCGATGCGATCATCGCGTCGTCGACGTCCGGCCTGCTGCCGACGGATTTCTACGCGCGCGCGCATCACCCCGAGCGCTGCATCGTCGGACATCCGTTCAACCCGGTCTACCTGCTGCCGCTCGTCGAAGTGCTGGGCGGCGCGCGCACCGCGCCCGAGACAGTCGACGCGGCGATCGACGTCTATCGCGCGCTCGGCATGCGGCCGCTCAAGGTGCGCAAGGAGGTGCCGGGCTTCATCGCGGACCGCCTGCTCGAGGCGCTGTGGCGCGAGGCGCTGCATCTCGTCGACGAAGGCGTCGCGACGACGGGCGAGATCGACGACGCAATTCGGTTCGGCGCGGGGATTCGCTGGTCGTTCATGGGCACGTTCCTCACGTATACACTGGCGGGCGGCGACGCCGGCATGCGCCATTTCATGCAGCAGTTCGGTCCCGCGCTGGAGCTGCCGTGGACCAAGCTCGTCGCGCCGCAACTGACCGAGGAGCTGATCGACCGCGTCGTCGAAGGGACGGCCGAGCAGCAAGGACAGCGCAGCATCAAGGCGCTCGAGCGCTATCGGGACGCGTGCATCACCGAAGTGATCGCGGCGATCGCCGCGGTGAAAGCGCGCCACGGAATGCGCTACGAGGAATGA
- a CDS encoding thioesterase family protein — translation MMTAATQATALTIHRDAVRADWVDYNGHLRDAFYLLIFSFATDALFDAIGLDDAARRARGRSVYTLEAHVNYLHEIKEGTRVRVDARVLAHDAKRLHLYLEMFAEGIDGAVSASEQMLLHVDTSGPKAAPFDADVAERIAKLHALQRAYPMPAHAGRVIGLPARR, via the coding sequence ATGATGACGGCCGCGACGCAAGCGACGGCGTTGACGATCCACCGCGACGCGGTTCGCGCGGATTGGGTCGATTACAACGGGCATCTGCGCGATGCGTTCTATCTGCTGATCTTCAGCTTCGCGACCGATGCGCTGTTCGACGCGATCGGGCTCGACGACGCGGCGCGCCGAGCGCGCGGCCGCTCTGTCTACACGCTCGAGGCGCACGTCAACTATCTGCACGAGATCAAGGAGGGGACGCGCGTGCGGGTCGATGCGCGCGTGCTCGCGCACGATGCGAAGCGGCTGCATCTGTATCTCGAGATGTTCGCGGAAGGGATCGACGGCGCGGTGTCGGCGAGCGAGCAGATGCTGCTGCACGTCGACACGAGCGGACCGAAGGCGGCGCCGTTCGACGCCGACGTCGCCGAGCGGATCGCGAAGCTGCATGCGCTGCAGCGCGCGTATCCCATGCCCGCTCACGCGGGACGCGTGATCGGCCTGCCCGCGCGCCGCTGA
- a CDS encoding M36 family metallopeptidase, whose translation MQTSRKALPFALSLAIGIGAALPAWADSKAPNPQEESRRASLTRGVVPPVETAGKTGQFRPGAVAVTLASPAFHAKKADAATMAREFIATRAAQLGLDKSALANLVVAAERADTDFTVVRFQQRAAGLPVYDSDIAVTVAPDGRVLYVASQAVSGVAAVSSKAQAVDEQQALDRARAYLGVSGLASVQSQLVAFVDDSGTHTAWKVRGKPQDSLRGDWELIIDANSGEVLRAEDKASYATDGSGLVFLPDPLSSTQSSYGSTGFKDNNDADSPQLNAARVRVTLKDLTQTSGGYKLSGPYASCVDFDAPRDNACPVQSSTTFDFTRSNLYFEAVNAYYHIDTFLRYVNLTLGIKALPYQYSGGVQYDPHGQSGADNSSYSSGSGQLSFGQGGVDDAEDADVVIHELGHGIHDWITNGGLSQVEGLSEGTGDYLAAAYSRDFNQWSPSDAQYHWVFNWDGHNEFWPGRVTNYNVGRTYSQVRNSAIHTAGQYWASCNMVARNAIGGVAMDKAFLKGLSMTNGSTNQKAAAQAVLTAAAALGYSSAQLNAIGDAYNKSCTYGVTVPQNL comes from the coding sequence ATGCAGACATCCCGTAAAGCGTTGCCGTTCGCACTGAGCCTGGCCATCGGCATCGGCGCCGCGCTGCCCGCGTGGGCCGATTCGAAGGCGCCGAACCCGCAAGAAGAAAGCCGGCGCGCGAGCCTCACGCGCGGCGTCGTGCCGCCTGTGGAGACGGCCGGCAAGACCGGGCAATTCCGCCCCGGCGCCGTCGCCGTCACGCTGGCGAGCCCGGCGTTTCACGCGAAGAAGGCCGACGCGGCGACGATGGCACGCGAATTCATCGCCACGCGCGCCGCGCAGCTCGGCCTCGACAAGTCCGCGCTCGCGAATCTCGTCGTCGCGGCCGAGCGCGCCGACACCGACTTCACCGTCGTCCGCTTCCAGCAGCGCGCAGCGGGGCTGCCGGTCTACGACAGCGACATCGCAGTCACGGTCGCGCCGGACGGCCGCGTGCTGTACGTCGCGAGCCAGGCGGTGAGCGGCGTCGCGGCCGTGTCGAGCAAGGCGCAGGCGGTCGACGAGCAGCAGGCGCTCGACCGTGCGCGCGCGTACCTCGGCGTGAGCGGCCTCGCGAGCGTGCAATCGCAGCTCGTCGCATTCGTCGACGACTCGGGCACGCATACCGCGTGGAAAGTGCGCGGCAAGCCGCAGGACAGCCTGCGCGGCGACTGGGAACTGATCATCGACGCGAACAGCGGCGAAGTGCTGCGCGCCGAAGACAAGGCCTCCTATGCAACGGACGGAAGCGGGCTCGTGTTCCTGCCGGATCCGCTGTCGTCGACCCAAAGCAGCTACGGCAGCACCGGTTTCAAGGACAACAACGACGCCGACTCGCCGCAACTGAACGCCGCGCGCGTGCGCGTGACGCTCAAGGATCTGACGCAAACGAGCGGCGGCTACAAGCTCTCCGGCCCGTATGCGTCTTGCGTCGATTTCGACGCGCCGCGCGACAATGCGTGCCCGGTGCAGTCATCGACGACCTTCGACTTCACGCGCTCGAACCTGTACTTCGAGGCCGTCAACGCGTACTACCACATCGATACGTTCCTGCGCTACGTGAACCTGACGCTCGGCATCAAGGCGCTGCCGTATCAGTACTCGGGCGGCGTCCAGTACGATCCGCACGGCCAATCCGGCGCCGACAACTCGTCGTACTCGTCGGGTTCCGGCCAGCTTTCGTTCGGCCAGGGCGGCGTCGACGACGCGGAGGACGCAGACGTCGTGATTCACGAGCTCGGCCACGGCATCCACGACTGGATCACGAACGGCGGGCTCTCGCAGGTCGAAGGCCTGTCCGAAGGCACCGGCGATTACCTCGCGGCCGCTTACAGCCGCGACTTCAATCAATGGAGCCCGTCCGACGCGCAGTATCACTGGGTCTTCAACTGGGACGGCCACAACGAGTTCTGGCCCGGCCGCGTGACGAACTACAACGTCGGCCGCACCTACTCGCAGGTCCGCAATTCCGCGATCCACACGGCCGGCCAGTACTGGGCGTCGTGCAACATGGTCGCGCGCAATGCGATCGGCGGCGTGGCGATGGACAAGGCGTTCCTGAAAGGACTGTCGATGACCAACGGCTCGACGAACCAGAAAGCCGCAGCTCAGGCGGTGCTGACCGCGGCGGCCGCGCTTGGCTACAGCAGCGCGCAGCTCAATGCGATCGGCGACGCGTACAACAAGAGCTGCACGTACGGCGTGACCGTGCCGCAGAACCTGTAA
- a CDS encoding DUF3331 domain-containing protein, with protein MKSSKSQPVLDPADVHVEILERSDTLLVVRWVEPGRCHYGEQRWRRRFAQRTGTCALSRQVIHRGDEVFRPAERPAPANAGAMISAAEVLGHTSGK; from the coding sequence ATGAAGTCCTCCAAATCCCAGCCTGTGCTCGATCCCGCTGACGTTCACGTCGAAATCCTCGAACGCTCCGACACGCTGCTCGTCGTCCGCTGGGTCGAACCCGGCCGCTGTCACTACGGCGAGCAACGCTGGCGCCGCCGCTTCGCGCAGCGCACCGGCACCTGCGCGCTGTCGCGCCAGGTGATTCATCGCGGCGACGAAGTGTTCCGCCCCGCTGAGCGTCCGGCGCCCGCCAATGCAGGCGCGATGATCTCCGCCGCCGAAGTGCTCGGCCATACGAGCGGCAAGTAA
- a CDS encoding 3-keto-5-aminohexanoate cleavage protein has protein sequence MNQEVIVTCAVTGAGDTVSKHPAIPVTPKQIADAAIEAAKAGATVAHCHVRDPLTGRGSRDPNLYREVVDRIRSADVDVIINLTAGMGGDLEIGAGEDPMRFGKGTDLVGGLTRLMHVEELLPEICTLDCGTLNFGDGDYIYVSTPAQLRAGAKRIQALGVKPELEIFDTGHLWFAKQLLKEGLLDDPPLFQLCLGIPWGAPADTGTMKAMVDNLPPGAHWAGFGIGRMQMPMVAQAMLLGGHVRVGLEDNLWLDRGVHATNGALVERAREIVERLGGRVLTPAEGRRKLGLPPRGERLLERRAIAEYA, from the coding sequence ATGAATCAAGAAGTCATTGTGACGTGTGCGGTGACGGGCGCAGGCGATACGGTCAGCAAGCATCCGGCGATACCGGTCACGCCGAAGCAGATCGCCGACGCGGCGATCGAGGCCGCGAAGGCGGGCGCGACGGTCGCGCACTGCCACGTGCGCGATCCGCTGACGGGCCGCGGCAGCCGCGATCCGAATCTGTATCGCGAAGTGGTGGACCGCATCCGCTCGGCCGACGTCGACGTCATCATCAATCTGACGGCCGGCATGGGGGGCGATCTCGAGATCGGCGCGGGCGAGGATCCGATGCGCTTCGGCAAGGGCACGGACCTCGTCGGCGGCTTGACGCGCCTCATGCATGTCGAGGAACTGCTGCCCGAGATCTGCACGCTCGATTGCGGCACGCTGAATTTCGGCGACGGCGATTACATCTACGTGTCGACGCCCGCGCAGCTTCGCGCGGGCGCGAAGCGGATTCAGGCGCTCGGGGTGAAGCCCGAGCTCGAGATCTTCGACACGGGCCATCTGTGGTTCGCGAAGCAGTTGCTGAAGGAAGGACTCCTCGACGATCCGCCGCTCTTCCAGCTTTGCCTCGGCATTCCGTGGGGCGCGCCCGCCGACACCGGCACGATGAAGGCGATGGTCGACAATCTGCCGCCCGGCGCGCACTGGGCGGGCTTCGGGATCGGCCGGATGCAGATGCCGATGGTCGCGCAGGCGATGCTGCTCGGCGGCCACGTGCGGGTCGGCCTCGAAGACAACCTGTGGCTCGACCGCGGCGTGCACGCGACGAACGGCGCGCTCGTCGAGCGCGCGCGAGAGATCGTCGAGCGCCTGGGCGGGCGTGTGCTGACGCCCGCCGAAGGGCGCCGCAAGCTTGGCTTGCCGCCGCGCGGCGAGCGTCTGCTCGAACGGCGCGCGATCGCCGAATACGCGTAA
- a CDS encoding alpha/beta hydrolase, which translates to MLEPEIEAFVARVAAWYPDDVAARPIAEQRARYERFAAAWTLALPADVDTTDARFVAPDGRTIGLRRYRSRRSDARGTVLFFHGGGFVVGSLDSHALVTARIAADTGLDVIAVDYRLAPEHPAPAAFDDCLEVAVAALDGRLPFDSIALPLRLAGDSAGGMLAASVVAALRDGGSGGGGGAGGGVCAVALVYPMLGFEPQSPARETEAHAPMLTLADVHTYRRLYWGDAGPPHGTVPLDANGFDRLPPVLAVGAGHDPLRDDARVYVERVRSAGGTARFWLGDGLVHGCWRALDTSPQAARMHRIVCDFLLEPGE; encoded by the coding sequence ATGCTGGAACCGGAAATCGAAGCGTTCGTCGCGCGCGTCGCCGCGTGGTATCCGGATGACGTCGCGGCGCGCCCGATCGCGGAGCAGCGCGCGCGCTACGAGCGGTTCGCCGCGGCGTGGACGCTCGCATTGCCGGCGGACGTCGATACGACCGACGCGCGCTTCGTCGCGCCCGACGGCCGCACGATCGGCTTGCGGCGCTACCGATCGCGGCGATCCGATGCGCGCGGGACGGTTCTGTTCTTTCATGGTGGCGGCTTCGTCGTCGGTTCGCTCGACAGCCACGCGCTCGTCACGGCCCGGATCGCGGCGGACACGGGGCTGGACGTGATCGCCGTCGACTATCGGCTCGCGCCCGAACATCCTGCGCCGGCCGCGTTCGACGATTGCCTGGAGGTTGCCGTCGCGGCGCTCGACGGCCGGCTGCCGTTCGATTCGATCGCGCTGCCGCTTCGGCTTGCGGGCGACAGTGCGGGCGGCATGCTTGCGGCGTCGGTGGTTGCGGCGCTGCGCGACGGCGGTTCGGGTGGCGGCGGCGGCGCGGGCGGCGGCGTTTGCGCGGTCGCGCTCGTCTATCCGATGCTCGGTTTCGAGCCGCAATCGCCCGCACGCGAGACGGAGGCGCACGCGCCGATGCTCACGCTCGCCGATGTCCACACGTACCGCCGCCTTTACTGGGGCGATGCCGGGCCGCCACACGGTACGGTGCCGCTCGACGCGAACGGCTTCGACCGCTTGCCGCCCGTGCTGGCGGTCGGCGCCGGGCACGATCCGCTGCGCGACGATGCGCGCGTCTATGTCGAGCGCGTCCGGTCGGCGGGCGGCACGGCGCGCTTCTGGCTCGGCGACGGGCTCGTTCACGGCTGCTGGCGCGCGCTCGACACGAGTCCGCAGGCCGCGCGAATGCATCGGATCGTCTGCGATTTCCTGCTTGAGCCGGGTGAGTGA
- a CDS encoding M28 family metallopeptidase: MSKLQHVAAALCGALCVSAAHAAPVWITLADPAFRELRLIDPAATSRYSAAVPTGDAARTETVHVAQVDDSLLESLSQTIRRARGHGPGFFVHATYDEARASLQPGTVKQAAAIDYPITNSQQIRNWISQLQASNIVSTIVSMSGFTNRYYTTSHGVAASDWLARQWKQLAGSRADVTVEQFTHAGWPQKSVILTIKGSDPSAGIVVIGGHLDSTAGRMSENTRAPGADDDASGIASLTEALRVLLANGYQPKRTLKFIGYAAEEAGLLGSQAIAKQFRAQNVNVVGAFQLDMTNYKGDPKDIYLITDYTNSTQNTYLANLAKTYLPELAVGTSQCGYACSDHASWNAQGYPASFPFEADQNDNPYIHSAYDTLERSDQQGNHALKFGRLALAYAAELGGGLSASAKR; the protein is encoded by the coding sequence ATGTCCAAGCTCCAACACGTCGCCGCCGCGCTGTGCGGCGCCCTCTGCGTCTCGGCCGCCCACGCCGCGCCGGTGTGGATCACGCTTGCCGATCCCGCATTCCGCGAACTGCGTCTGATCGATCCTGCCGCGACGAGCCGCTACAGCGCGGCTGTCCCGACGGGAGACGCCGCGCGCACCGAGACCGTCCACGTCGCGCAAGTCGACGATTCGCTACTCGAATCGTTATCGCAGACGATACGCCGCGCACGCGGCCACGGTCCCGGCTTCTTCGTCCACGCGACCTACGATGAAGCGCGCGCGTCACTGCAGCCGGGCACGGTCAAGCAGGCGGCCGCGATCGATTACCCGATCACCAACTCGCAGCAGATCCGCAACTGGATCTCGCAGCTTCAGGCGAGCAACATCGTCAGCACGATCGTGTCGATGTCCGGCTTCACCAACCGCTATTACACGACGTCGCACGGCGTCGCGGCGTCCGACTGGCTCGCGCGGCAATGGAAACAGCTCGCTGGCTCGCGCGCCGACGTGACAGTCGAGCAGTTCACGCACGCCGGCTGGCCGCAGAAGTCGGTGATCCTGACGATCAAGGGCAGCGATCCGAGTGCGGGCATCGTCGTGATCGGCGGGCATCTCGATTCGACCGCCGGCCGCATGAGCGAGAACACGCGTGCGCCGGGCGCCGACGACGACGCGTCGGGCATCGCGAGCCTCACCGAAGCGCTGCGCGTCCTGCTCGCAAACGGCTATCAGCCGAAGCGCACGCTGAAGTTCATCGGCTACGCGGCGGAGGAAGCGGGCCTGCTCGGCTCGCAGGCGATCGCGAAGCAGTTCAGGGCGCAGAACGTGAACGTGGTGGGTGCGTTCCAGCTCGACATGACGAACTACAAGGGCGATCCGAAGGACATCTACCTGATCACCGACTACACGAATTCGACGCAGAACACGTACCTCGCGAATCTCGCGAAGACCTATCTGCCCGAGCTCGCGGTCGGCACGTCGCAATGCGGCTATGCGTGCTCCGATCATGCATCGTGGAATGCGCAGGGCTATCCGGCATCGTTCCCGTTCGAAGCGGATCAGAACGACAATCCGTACATCCACTCCGCGTACGACACGCTCGAGCGATCGGACCAGCAAGGCAATCATGCGCTGAAGTTCGGCAGGCTCGCGCTCGCGTATGCTGCGGAGCTGGGCGGCGGGCTGAGCGCGTCCGCGAAGCGGTAA
- a CDS encoding oxidoreductase, translating to MHAWSAQHVLPQGGKVAVVTGANSGLGWQIAETLAAKSAQVVMGCRDSAKGELAAHTIRTRYPRARIEVESLDLADLASVCRFADAVTDRHGRVDILCNNAGVMFLPLRHTRDGFEMQMGTNHLGHFALTGLLLPALRASHRARVVTMSSGFNRLGKIRLDNMLAEHGYNKYRAYCDSKLANLMFTLELQRRFDRAGLSILSVAAHPGYAATNLQFAGPTMENSPLGSFAMRLSNRFVAQPAEVGALPAIHAATTTDVEGGAYIGPARLCETRGYPADARIPHQARDVQVGARLWEKSEQLTGVRYLDTPSPGSRRGRSRYDATFRAL from the coding sequence ATGCATGCATGGAGCGCGCAACATGTGCTGCCGCAAGGCGGAAAAGTAGCAGTCGTCACAGGAGCCAACAGCGGTCTTGGCTGGCAGATCGCGGAAACGCTCGCCGCCAAGAGTGCGCAGGTGGTGATGGGGTGCCGGGATTCCGCGAAGGGCGAACTGGCCGCGCACACGATCCGCACCCGTTATCCGCGCGCGCGCATCGAGGTCGAGTCGCTCGATCTCGCCGATCTCGCCTCCGTCTGCCGTTTTGCCGATGCCGTCACCGACCGCCATGGCCGTGTCGACATCCTCTGCAACAACGCGGGCGTAATGTTCCTGCCGCTGCGCCACACGCGCGACGGCTTCGAAATGCAGATGGGGACGAACCATCTCGGCCACTTCGCGCTGACGGGCCTGCTGCTGCCTGCGCTGCGCGCGTCTCACCGCGCGCGCGTCGTGACGATGTCGAGCGGCTTCAACCGGCTCGGCAAGATCCGTCTCGACAACATGCTCGCCGAGCATGGCTACAACAAGTACCGCGCGTATTGCGACAGCAAGCTCGCCAACCTGATGTTCACGCTCGAGCTGCAGCGCCGCTTCGATCGCGCGGGACTGTCGATCCTGAGCGTCGCCGCGCATCCGGGCTATGCGGCCACCAACCTGCAATTCGCCGGTCCGACAATGGAAAACTCGCCGCTCGGCTCGTTCGCGATGCGTCTGTCGAACCGCTTCGTCGCGCAGCCGGCCGAGGTCGGCGCGCTGCCCGCGATCCATGCGGCGACGACGACCGACGTCGAGGGCGGCGCGTACATCGGCCCCGCACGCCTGTGCGAGACGCGCGGCTATCCGGCCGATGCGCGCATCCCGCACCAGGCGCGCGACGTGCAGGTGGGCGCCCGCCTGTGGGAGAAATCCGAACAACTGACCGGCGTGCGTTATCTCGACACACCGTCGCCCGGCTCGCGCCGCGGCCGATCGCGCTACGACGCGACGTTCCGCGCGCTCTGA
- a CDS encoding DUF4148 domain-containing protein, translating into MKSLVYAVVAASALTASFGAFAQSNQSLTRAQVRAELVQLEKAGYHPGVSSPYYPEDIQAAEARAQGAADTSGYGAQAAPVAHVGAPAAAAPRSPRDSIYFGQ; encoded by the coding sequence ATGAAATCGCTCGTTTATGCTGTCGTCGCCGCTTCCGCTCTTACCGCTTCGTTCGGTGCGTTCGCGCAATCCAATCAATCGCTGACCCGTGCGCAAGTGCGCGCGGAACTGGTCCAGCTCGAGAAGGCCGGCTATCACCCGGGCGTGTCGAGCCCGTACTATCCGGAAGACATCCAGGCCGCCGAAGCGCGCGCACAAGGCGCCGCCGACACGAGCGGCTACGGTGCGCAAGCCGCGCCTGTCGCGCACGTCGGCGCTCCGGCGGCGGCGGCTCCCCGCTCGCCGCGCGACTCGATCTACTTCGGTCAGTAA
- a CDS encoding choline ABC transporter substrate-binding protein — protein MKSITTFVFGAALAAACALPLPSFAQDSAACRNVRFADIGWTDITSTTALASLLFDGLGYKPTTTISSVPISFAGLKNKQLDISLGYWWPVQQHQFQPFLDSKSISVVEPPNLSGAKATLAVPSYVYQAGLKSFDDIAKHRAELDGKIYGIEPGSSANATIQKMIDTNQYGLGGFKLVESSEAGMLVTVDRAIRDKKWVVFLGWEPHPMNIQISMNYLSGGDASFGPNYGEARVYTLTAPDYMTRCPNAGKLVGNLRFTTQLENQLMQAVMNKVRPTEAAKAYIKKNPQVLDAWLAGVKTYDGKDGLSAVKAYLGL, from the coding sequence ATGAAGTCCATTACGACATTCGTATTCGGCGCGGCGCTTGCCGCAGCATGCGCGCTGCCGCTGCCGTCCTTCGCGCAGGACTCGGCCGCATGCCGCAACGTGCGCTTCGCGGATATCGGCTGGACCGACATTACGTCGACGACGGCGCTCGCGTCGCTGCTGTTCGACGGTCTCGGCTACAAGCCGACGACGACGATCTCGTCCGTGCCGATTTCGTTCGCCGGACTGAAGAACAAGCAACTCGACATATCGCTCGGCTACTGGTGGCCGGTGCAGCAGCATCAGTTTCAGCCGTTCCTCGATTCGAAGTCGATCTCGGTCGTCGAGCCGCCGAACCTGTCTGGCGCGAAGGCGACGCTCGCGGTGCCGAGCTATGTGTACCAGGCCGGACTGAAATCGTTCGACGACATCGCGAAGCATCGCGCCGAGCTCGACGGCAAGATCTACGGGATCGAGCCCGGCAGCAGCGCGAACGCGACGATCCAGAAGATGATCGACACGAACCAGTACGGGCTCGGCGGCTTCAAGCTCGTCGAATCGAGCGAGGCCGGGATGCTCGTCACGGTGGACCGCGCGATCCGCGACAAGAAGTGGGTCGTGTTCCTCGGCTGGGAGCCGCATCCGATGAACATCCAGATCAGCATGAACTATCTGTCGGGCGGCGACGCGTCGTTCGGTCCGAACTACGGCGAAGCGCGCGTGTACACGCTGACGGCGCCCGACTACATGACGCGTTGTCCGAACGCGGGCAAGCTCGTCGGCAATCTGCGCTTCACGACGCAATTGGAAAACCAGCTGATGCAGGCGGTGATGAACAAGGTGAGGCCGACGGAAGCCGCGAAGGCGTACATCAAGAAGAATCCGCAGGTGCTCGACGCATGGCTCGCCGGTGTGAAGACCTACGACGGCAAGGATGGCCTGTCCGCGGTGAAGGCTTATCTGGGACTCTGA
- a CDS encoding GlxA family transcriptional regulator: protein MPEAFHFLLMPGFSALGFMSAVEPLRVANRFRPSLYRWRIVSGDGAPVVASNGISLNVDAAFAQVEHAHTIFVIAGFDPLACYTRALGDWLKREYRRGATLGGIDTGSFVLAEAGLFDASHALTLHWEALAAFQERYPHLKTTQELFEIDERRITCAGGTASIDMMLDLIGRRHGPNLAATISEQFVLSRIRQRSDRQRLEIAARYGVHNRKLIQVIGTMEHHMESPLPSDTLAQEVGVTRRQLERLFSSILDDTPTRFYLRLRLDRARELLQQTDMTVATVCAACGFESPSHFSRTYRAQFGTSPRNDRHALR from the coding sequence ATGCCAGAAGCGTTCCATTTCCTGCTGATGCCCGGTTTCTCCGCGCTCGGTTTCATGTCGGCGGTCGAGCCGCTGCGCGTCGCGAACCGCTTCAGGCCGAGTCTGTACCGCTGGCGCATCGTCAGCGGCGACGGCGCGCCCGTCGTCGCGAGCAACGGCATTTCGCTGAACGTGGACGCGGCGTTCGCGCAGGTCGAGCACGCGCACACGATCTTCGTGATCGCGGGCTTCGATCCACTCGCGTGCTACACGCGCGCACTCGGCGACTGGCTGAAGCGCGAGTATCGGCGCGGCGCGACGCTCGGCGGCATCGACACCGGCAGCTTTGTGCTCGCGGAGGCGGGGCTCTTCGATGCGTCCCATGCGCTGACGCTGCACTGGGAAGCGCTCGCCGCGTTCCAGGAACGCTATCCGCACCTGAAAACGACGCAAGAACTGTTCGAGATCGACGAACGGCGCATCACCTGCGCGGGCGGCACCGCGTCGATCGACATGATGCTCGACCTGATCGGCCGCCGGCATGGCCCCAATCTCGCCGCGACGATCTCCGAGCAGTTCGTGCTGAGCCGGATCCGTCAGCGCTCCGATCGACAGCGCCTCGAGATCGCCGCGCGCTACGGCGTGCACAACCGCAAGCTGATCCAGGTGATCGGGACGATGGAACATCACATGGAAAGCCCGCTGCCGTCCGATACGCTCGCACAGGAAGTCGGCGTCACGCGCCGCCAGCTCGAACGGCTGTTCAGCTCGATCCTGGACGATACGCCGACGCGTTTCTATTTGCGTCTGCGGCTCGATCGCGCGCGCGAGCTTCTTCAGCAAACCGATATGACGGTCGCCACCGTCTGCGCGGCTTGCGGTTTCGAATCGCCGTCGCATTTTTCCCGCACTTATCGCGCGCAATTCGGCACAAGTCCGAGAAACGACCGGCACGCGCTGCGCTGA